A genomic stretch from Bosea sp. F3-2 includes:
- the galU gene encoding UTP--glucose-1-phosphate uridylyltransferase GalU — MTKRIRKAVLPVAGLGTRFLPATKAIPKEMLTIVDRPVVQHVVDEARAAGIEHFIFVTGRNKAVIEDHFDMAYELDDTLAKRNKVKELEALKHDLPAAGATSFTRQQAPLGLGHAVWCAREIVGEEPFALLLPDMLHYSAGKGCLAEMIDAYEQHGGNHIAVAPVPDDQTHQYGIVGVEDAKAKVSKITGMVEKPPKGTAPSNLHITGRYILQPTIFNLLANQEKGAGGEIQLTDSMIALSRQEPFYAVRFDGEIYDTGSKIGFLTANVAYALDRGDLGPQLRAEIEKLLDR, encoded by the coding sequence ATGACGAAACGCATCCGCAAGGCCGTTCTCCCCGTCGCCGGTCTCGGCACCCGCTTCCTGCCCGCCACCAAGGCGATCCCCAAGGAGATGCTCACCATCGTCGACCGCCCGGTCGTGCAGCACGTTGTCGACGAGGCGCGCGCCGCCGGCATCGAGCACTTCATCTTCGTCACCGGCCGCAACAAGGCGGTGATCGAGGATCATTTCGACATGGCCTATGAGCTCGACGACACGCTGGCCAAGCGCAACAAGGTGAAGGAGCTCGAGGCGCTGAAGCACGACCTGCCGGCCGCGGGCGCCACCAGCTTCACCCGCCAGCAGGCGCCGCTCGGCCTCGGCCACGCTGTCTGGTGCGCGCGCGAGATCGTCGGCGAGGAGCCGTTCGCGCTGCTGCTGCCGGACATGCTGCATTACAGCGCCGGCAAGGGCTGCCTCGCCGAGATGATCGATGCCTATGAGCAGCATGGCGGCAACCACATCGCCGTTGCGCCGGTACCGGACGACCAGACGCATCAATACGGCATCGTCGGCGTCGAGGATGCCAAGGCCAAGGTCTCGAAGATCACCGGCATGGTCGAGAAGCCGCCGAAGGGCACGGCCCCGTCGAACCTCCACATCACCGGTCGCTACATCCTGCAGCCGACGATCTTCAACCTGCTCGCCAATCAGGAGAAGGGTGCGGGCGGCGAGATCCAGCTCACCGATTCGATGATCGCGTTGTCGCGGCAGGAGCCGTTCTATGCGGTGCGCTTCGACGGCGAGATCTATGATACCGGCTCGAAGATCGGCTTCCTCACGGCGAACGTGGCCTATGCGCTCGATCGCGGCGATCTCGGCCCGCAGCTGCGCGCCGAGATCGAGAAGCTGCTCGATCGCTGA
- the purL gene encoding phosphoribosylformylglycinamidine synthase subunit PurL, whose protein sequence is MIPNDIKITPQLVAEHGLKPDEYQRFLHLIGREPTITELGIVSAMWNEHCSYKSSKIHLKTLPTKAPWVIQGPGENAGVIDIGDGLAIVFKMESHNHPSFIEPYQGATTGVGGILRDVFTMGARPIAVLDALRFGDPDHPKTHHLVSGVVAGIGGYGNSFGVPNVGGATGFHTRYDGNILVNAMAVGIAKADEIFYAKATGVGKAIVYLGSKTGRDGIHGATMASAEFDDKSEEKRPTVQVGDPFAEKLLLEACLEIMAAGHVDAIQDMGAAGLTCSAVEMGAKGNLGVELDLDKVPCREEGMSAYEMMLSESQERMLMVIKPGHEEAAEAIFRKWGLDFAVVGHTTDTLRFVIKHQGEVMADLPIKELGDEAPEYDRPWIETAPQQRIAAESVTPPCGNAEALKKLIGSPDLCSKRWIWEQYDTLILGNSVVTPGGDAGLIRIEDGPKGLAMTADVTPRYCEADPFEGGKQAVAEAWRNLTAVGATPLAITDNLNFGNPEKPEVMGQFVGCVRGIGEACKALDFPVVSGNVSLYNETNGVSILPTPTIGGVGVLADVTKHATIAFKAEGETILLIGETQGWLGQSAYLATVCGREEGAPPPVDLAIERRNGDLVRGLITNGKVTACHDLSDGGLVVALAEMAMAKGIGATIETLPAGPAHAALFGEDQARYVLTVPAAQAEAVIAEAKAAGVPALAIGRTGGASLSLPGEPTLAVADLRKIHEDWLPSYMASKVD, encoded by the coding sequence GTGATTCCGAACGACATCAAGATCACCCCGCAGCTCGTCGCCGAGCACGGCCTGAAGCCTGATGAATACCAGCGCTTCCTGCATCTGATCGGCCGCGAGCCGACGATCACCGAGCTCGGCATCGTCTCGGCGATGTGGAACGAGCACTGTTCCTACAAATCGTCGAAGATCCATCTGAAGACGCTGCCGACCAAGGCGCCCTGGGTGATCCAGGGGCCGGGCGAGAATGCCGGCGTCATCGATATCGGCGACGGTCTCGCCATCGTCTTCAAGATGGAGAGCCACAATCATCCGTCCTTCATCGAGCCCTATCAGGGCGCGACGACGGGCGTCGGCGGCATCCTGCGCGACGTCTTCACCATGGGCGCGCGGCCGATCGCGGTGCTCGATGCGCTGCGCTTCGGCGATCCCGACCATCCGAAGACGCACCATCTCGTCTCGGGCGTCGTCGCGGGCATCGGTGGCTACGGCAATTCCTTCGGCGTGCCGAATGTCGGCGGCGCCACCGGCTTCCACACCCGCTATGACGGCAACATCCTCGTCAACGCCATGGCGGTCGGCATCGCCAAGGCCGACGAGATCTTCTACGCCAAGGCGACCGGCGTGGGTAAGGCGATCGTTTATCTCGGCTCCAAGACCGGCCGCGACGGCATCCACGGCGCGACCATGGCCTCGGCGGAGTTCGACGATAAGTCGGAGGAGAAGCGCCCGACCGTGCAGGTCGGCGACCCCTTCGCCGAGAAGCTCCTGCTCGAAGCCTGCCTCGAGATCATGGCCGCCGGCCATGTCGACGCGATTCAGGACATGGGCGCGGCGGGCCTGACCTGCTCGGCCGTCGAGATGGGCGCCAAGGGCAATCTCGGCGTCGAGCTCGACCTCGACAAGGTGCCCTGCCGCGAGGAGGGCATGAGCGCCTATGAGATGATGCTCTCGGAGAGCCAGGAGCGCATGCTCATGGTGATCAAGCCGGGGCATGAGGAGGCCGCCGAGGCGATCTTCCGGAAGTGGGGGCTCGATTTCGCGGTCGTCGGCCACACCACCGACACGCTGCGCTTCGTCATCAAGCACCAGGGCGAGGTGATGGCCGACCTGCCGATCAAGGAGCTCGGCGACGAGGCTCCCGAATACGACCGGCCCTGGATCGAGACCGCGCCGCAGCAGCGCATCGCGGCCGAGAGCGTGACGCCGCCCTGCGGCAATGCCGAGGCGCTGAAGAAGTTGATCGGCTCGCCCGACCTCTGCTCCAAGCGCTGGATCTGGGAGCAGTACGACACGCTGATTCTCGGCAATTCGGTGGTGACGCCGGGCGGCGATGCCGGCCTGATCCGTATCGAGGACGGGCCGAAGGGCCTCGCCATGACCGCCGACGTGACCCCGCGCTATTGCGAGGCCGATCCGTTCGAGGGCGGCAAGCAGGCCGTGGCTGAAGCCTGGCGCAACCTCACCGCCGTCGGCGCGACGCCGCTCGCGATCACCGACAACCTCAACTTCGGCAATCCGGAGAAGCCGGAGGTGATGGGCCAGTTCGTCGGCTGCGTTCGCGGCATCGGCGAGGCCTGCAAGGCGCTCGACTTCCCGGTCGTCTCGGGCAACGTCTCGCTCTACAATGAGACCAATGGCGTCTCGATCCTGCCGACCCCGACCATCGGCGGCGTCGGCGTGCTGGCTGATGTCACCAAGCACGCGACCATCGCCTTCAAGGCCGAAGGCGAGACGATCCTGCTGATCGGCGAGACGCAGGGCTGGCTCGGCCAGAGCGCCTATCTCGCGACCGTCTGCGGCCGCGAGGAGGGCGCGCCGCCGCCGGTCGATCTTGCGATCGAGCGTCGCAACGGCGATTTGGTGCGCGGGCTGATCACGAACGGCAAGGTTACTGCCTGCCACGATCTCTCGGATGGCGGCCTTGTGGTTGCGCTCGCCGAGATGGCGATGGCGAAGGGCATCGGTGCGACGATCGAGACGCTGCCGGCCGGCCCGGCTCATGCCGCGCTCTTCGGCGAGGATCAGGCGCGCTATGTCCTCACGGTTCCCGCTGCGCAGGCCGAAGCCGTGATCGCTGAGGCGAAGGCCGCCGGCGTGCCGGCGCTCGCCATTGGCCGCACCGGCGGTGCCTCGCTTAGCCTGCCGGGCGAACCGACGCTTGCCGTCGCTGATCTGCGCAAGATCCACGAAGACTGGCTGCCGTCCTACATGGCCAGCAAGGTGGACTGA
- a CDS encoding SGNH family hydrolase codes for MRLRSLALVLTAACLLLITGGPTTLAQPQQRNLFQLFWQLPAAPQRAAPQPRQRVAPVVVRRREAPVIVRDDPVIPKVDVAHHIVVMGDSLANLLASGLDDALNDRLDVEVIHKSKPDSGLVRTDFYDWPKAVSEILAGDQKITLGVMLIGLNDRQSIREGETVHDPLSPRWLELYRDRIDLVANAFAARRIPLIWVGAPPVQNGRLSADFVSFNELYRQRVEKAGGQYVDLWGGFVDAENRYTATGPDVSGQPTRLRLGDGIHFTAAGARKAAHFVDLVIRRIIEAAPQNSVIALPVSPETGAPAAPELQPGGVERLIDQMVAGIPTIGLPPALQARPLAGPIQPLTGQAATAGQPLLASITEARGRGDAALQLERVFGQGIAPDPIPGRLDDYRWPR; via the coding sequence ATGCGTCTGCGTTCGCTCGCCTTGGTTCTCACTGCCGCCTGCCTGCTCCTGATCACGGGCGGGCCGACCACCCTTGCCCAGCCGCAACAGCGCAACCTCTTCCAGCTCTTCTGGCAATTGCCGGCCGCCCCACAGCGCGCGGCACCGCAACCCCGCCAGCGTGTCGCCCCTGTCGTCGTCCGCCGTCGCGAGGCCCCCGTCATCGTCCGCGACGATCCGGTCATCCCCAAGGTCGATGTCGCCCACCACATCGTCGTGATGGGGGACTCGCTCGCCAACCTCCTCGCCAGCGGCCTCGACGATGCCCTCAACGATCGTCTCGATGTCGAGGTGATCCACAAGTCCAAGCCGGATTCGGGCCTCGTTCGGACCGACTTCTACGACTGGCCGAAAGCGGTTTCCGAGATCCTGGCCGGCGACCAGAAGATCACCCTCGGCGTCATGCTGATCGGCCTCAACGACCGGCAATCGATCCGCGAGGGCGAGACCGTCCATGACCCCTTAAGCCCACGCTGGCTCGAACTCTATCGCGACCGGATCGATCTCGTCGCCAACGCTTTCGCAGCCCGCCGCATCCCGTTGATCTGGGTCGGCGCTCCGCCGGTCCAGAACGGCCGGCTCTCGGCTGATTTCGTCTCGTTCAACGAACTCTACCGCCAGCGCGTCGAGAAGGCCGGCGGGCAATATGTCGATCTATGGGGCGGCTTCGTCGATGCCGAGAACCGCTACACCGCGACGGGCCCGGACGTTTCCGGCCAGCCGACGCGGCTGCGCCTCGGCGACGGCATCCATTTCACCGCCGCCGGCGCCCGCAAGGCCGCCCATTTCGTCGATCTCGTCATCCGCCGGATCATCGAGGCGGCGCCGCAGAACAGCGTGATCGCCCTGCCCGTCTCGCCCGAGACGGGGGCTCCGGCCGCGCCGGAACTGCAGCCCGGCGGCGTCGAGCGCCTGATCGATCAGATGGTCGCCGGCATTCCGACGATTGGCCTGCCCCCGGCGCTGCAGGCCCGCCCGCTGGCGGGGCCCATCCAGCCGCTGACCGGGCAGGCCGCGACAGCCGGGCAGCCGTTGCTGGCCTCGATCACCGAGGCGCGCGGGCGGGGCGACGCCGCGCTGCAGCTCGAGCGCGTCTTCGGCCAGGGCATCGCGCCCGATCCGATCCCTGGCCGTCTCGATGATTATCGCTGGCCGCGCTGA
- a CDS encoding ABC-F family ATP-binding cassette domain-containing protein — MSLIAIKDLSLVRSAPLFAGLNLAIAKGDRLGLVAANGRGKSSLLRILASEEEATGGTLTRARGLVTAFAPQDPPERLLPMSFYEAVHDALDAEAAETESWRVDVLLDDLTVEESLRGRAVRSLSGGWQRTMLLARAAVVEPDLLLLDEPTNHLDLERIGLLQRFLAALPRDCAVVAASHDRAFLDDIGTRTLFLRPTESADFALPYSRALQALEERDAARGRQFENDMRKVRALRQQAAKLKNIGINSGSDLLVVKTKQLSERADKLEESARPAHKERSAGAIRLVNSGTHAKALVAIKDTGIATPDGRSLFRTGQLWIENGDRIALLGANGSGKTRFVTRLRAALDGSDADIRAAASLKAGFSDQALSQLDAWPTPWAAVKGASDVGDQLARTLLAGAGIASEAQGAPLARLSGGQRARLAMLLLRLAQPNFYLLDEPTNHLDIEGQDMLERELTEHGAACLLVSHDRAFVRAVATRIWVITGKKLVEVDDPDPVFDRLMAG, encoded by the coding sequence ATGTCCCTGATTGCCATCAAAGACCTTTCGCTCGTCCGTAGCGCGCCGCTCTTCGCCGGCCTCAACCTCGCCATCGCCAAGGGCGACCGCCTCGGTCTCGTCGCCGCCAATGGCCGCGGCAAATCCTCGCTTCTGCGCATCCTGGCCAGTGAGGAAGAGGCGACGGGCGGGACGCTGACCCGTGCTCGCGGCCTCGTCACCGCCTTCGCGCCGCAGGACCCGCCCGAGCGGCTGCTGCCGATGAGCTTCTACGAGGCGGTGCACGACGCGCTCGACGCTGAGGCTGCCGAAACCGAGAGCTGGCGGGTCGACGTGCTGCTCGACGACCTCACGGTCGAGGAAAGCCTGCGCGGCCGGGCCGTCCGCAGCCTGTCGGGCGGCTGGCAGCGAACGATGCTGCTGGCGCGGGCTGCTGTGGTCGAGCCCGATCTGCTGCTGCTGGACGAGCCGACCAACCATCTCGACCTCGAACGGATCGGCTTGCTGCAACGCTTCCTTGCCGCCCTGCCGCGCGACTGCGCCGTCGTCGCCGCGAGCCATGACCGCGCCTTCCTCGACGATATCGGCACCCGCACCCTGTTCCTGCGCCCGACGGAAAGCGCCGATTTCGCCTTGCCCTATTCGCGGGCACTGCAGGCGCTGGAGGAACGCGACGCGGCGCGGGGCCGGCAGTTCGAGAACGACATGCGCAAGGTCCGGGCGTTGCGGCAGCAGGCGGCCAAGCTCAAGAATATCGGCATCAATTCCGGCTCCGACCTGCTGGTGGTCAAGACCAAGCAATTGTCCGAGCGGGCCGACAAGCTGGAGGAGAGTGCCCGGCCGGCGCACAAGGAGCGCTCGGCCGGGGCGATCCGGCTCGTCAATAGCGGCACCCATGCCAAGGCGCTGGTGGCGATCAAGGATACGGGGATAGCCACGCCGGACGGCCGGTCGCTCTTCCGCACCGGGCAGCTCTGGATCGAGAACGGCGATCGCATCGCGTTGCTCGGCGCCAATGGCAGCGGCAAGACACGCTTCGTCACGCGGCTGCGGGCAGCCCTCGACGGATCAGATGCGGATATCCGCGCCGCCGCGAGCCTGAAGGCCGGCTTCTCCGATCAGGCGCTCTCGCAGCTCGATGCCTGGCCGACGCCATGGGCGGCCGTCAAAGGCGCGAGCGATGTCGGCGACCAGCTGGCGCGAACGCTGCTCGCCGGAGCCGGCATCGCCAGCGAGGCACAGGGCGCGCCGCTCGCCCGGTTGTCGGGAGGCCAGAGAGCGCGGCTCGCGATGCTGCTGCTGCGCCTGGCCCAGCCGAATTTCTACCTGCTGGACGAGCCGACCAACCATCTCGACATCGAAGGGCAGGACATGCTGGAGCGCGAGCTCACCGAGCATGGCGCGGCCTGCCTGCTGGTCAGCCATGATCGGGCTTTCGTCCGCGCCGTGGCGACGCGAATCTGGGTGATCACCGGCAAGAAACTCGTCGAGGTCGATGATCCCGACCCCGTCTTCGATAGGCTGATGGCGGGCTGA
- a CDS encoding thioesterase family protein encodes MSDRQPRLTRGDFRVFRAIPTRWHDNDAYGHVNNVVYYGWFDTAVNAWLIEGGFLDLAGSETVGLVVETGCTYFESVAFPETVEAGIAVERLGNSSVTYRIGIFRQGREQAAAQGRFTHVYVERAGQKPVSIPVSLRVALGELAI; translated from the coding sequence ATGAGCGACCGTCAGCCCCGCCTCACGCGCGGCGATTTCCGCGTCTTCCGCGCCATCCCGACGCGCTGGCACGACAACGACGCCTACGGCCACGTCAACAATGTCGTCTACTACGGCTGGTTCGACACTGCGGTGAACGCCTGGCTGATCGAAGGCGGTTTTCTCGACCTCGCCGGCAGCGAGACCGTCGGGCTCGTGGTCGAGACCGGCTGCACCTATTTCGAGAGCGTCGCCTTTCCCGAGACGGTGGAGGCGGGGATCGCGGTCGAGCGGCTCGGCAACAGCTCGGTCACCTACCGAATCGGCATCTTCCGGCAGGGGAGGGAGCAGGCGGCAGCGCAGGGGCGCTTCACCCATGTCTATGTCGAGCGCGCCGGCCAGAAGCCGGTGTCGATTCCGGTGTCCTTGCGGGTGGCTCTCGGCGAACTTGCCATCTGA
- a CDS encoding methyltransferase domain-containing protein yields the protein MSDQSLVFDRALGRSRLKRALAQDYPDFLLQRAAGDLEERLGAVLREFAVAADLGTPLPVIAPVLVGKAGRLLRMAEAEGAPADLVGDLERLPFAAGSLDLAVSLLALQGVNDLPGAFIQIKRALRPDGLFMGCLLGGRSLQELRQALLEAESETMGGVSPRVAPFADLRDLGGLLQRAGFALPVIDSEIVTVRYRDAFGLFRDLRAMGWANTLVARRKAPLRRETLLRAVALYAERFADPDGRLPATFEFVWVSGWAPHESQQKPLKPGSAKARLADALGVPEIKAGEKPGES from the coding sequence TTGAGCGACCAGAGCCTCGTCTTCGACCGCGCGCTCGGCCGTTCGCGGCTGAAGCGCGCGCTTGCGCAGGACTATCCGGATTTCCTGCTCCAGCGTGCGGCGGGCGATCTGGAGGAGCGGCTCGGGGCCGTGCTGCGGGAATTCGCGGTCGCGGCCGATCTCGGCACGCCGCTGCCGGTCATTGCCCCCGTCCTCGTCGGCAAGGCGGGGCGGTTGCTGCGTATGGCGGAGGCCGAGGGGGCGCCGGCCGATCTGGTCGGCGATCTCGAGCGCCTGCCCTTCGCCGCAGGCTCGCTCGATCTCGCGGTCTCGCTGCTGGCGCTGCAGGGCGTCAACGACCTGCCTGGTGCGTTCATCCAGATCAAGCGGGCGCTCAGGCCGGACGGGCTGTTCATGGGCTGCCTGCTCGGCGGGCGTTCCTTGCAGGAACTGCGGCAGGCACTGCTCGAAGCCGAGAGCGAGACGATGGGCGGCGTCAGCCCGCGCGTCGCGCCCTTCGCCGATCTGCGCGATCTCGGCGGATTGCTGCAGCGCGCGGGTTTCGCTCTGCCGGTCATCGACAGCGAGATCGTCACGGTGCGCTATCGCGACGCCTTCGGGCTCTTCCGCGATCTGCGGGCGATGGGCTGGGCCAATACGCTCGTCGCGCGGCGCAAGGCGCCGCTACGGCGCGAGACGCTGTTGCGTGCTGTAGCGCTCTATGCCGAGCGTTTCGCCGACCCCGACGGGCGCCTGCCAGCGACCTTCGAGTTTGTCTGGGTTTCGGGCTGGGCCCCGCATGAAAGCCAGCAGAAGCCGCTCAAGCCGGGCTCGGCCAAGGCGAGGCTGGCCGATGCGCTGGGTGTGCCGGAGATCAAGGCCGGCGAGAAACCGGGGGAAAGCTGA
- a CDS encoding type II toxin-antitoxin system VapB family antitoxin translates to MRTNIELDDELLAEAMKATGLPTKRATVEEALRLVVRQHRQRRALKELAGLGWEGDLDAMRRDIVLPDER, encoded by the coding sequence ATGCGCACGAACATCGAACTTGACGACGAATTGCTCGCGGAAGCGATGAAGGCCACGGGGCTGCCGACCAAGCGCGCAACGGTCGAGGAAGCGCTGCGGCTCGTCGTTCGGCAGCATCGCCAGCGCCGCGCTCTGAAAGAACTCGCCGGGCTTGGCTGGGAAGGCGATCTCGACGCGATGCGGCGTGACATCGTCCTGCCTGACGAGCGGTGA
- the galE gene encoding UDP-glucose 4-epimerase GalE encodes MAILVSGGAGYIGSHMVLELLDRGERVVVLDNLSTGFWWAVPPEATFIQGDIGDQELVEKLIAEHGVTALAHFAARIVVPESVSDPLGYYFNNTVKTRALIESAVRGGVKHVIFSSTAAVYGEPSVSPVPEEIALNPINPYGRSKLMSEWMLQDAAKAHGFAYVALRYFNVAGADPKLRSGQSSPNATHLIKVASQAALGQRDGLTVFGTDYATPDGTCVRDYIHVTDLARAHLAALDHLRAGKESLTLNCGYGRGYSVKEVVEVVKKVSGIDFPVTLADRRAGDPASLVARADRIQAELGWRPEHDDLEEIVGQALAWEEKLRTRNATA; translated from the coding sequence ATGGCGATATTGGTTTCCGGCGGCGCTGGCTACATTGGCAGCCACATGGTCCTCGAACTTCTGGATCGCGGCGAGCGCGTGGTCGTGCTCGACAACCTGTCCACCGGCTTCTGGTGGGCCGTTCCGCCCGAAGCGACCTTCATTCAAGGCGATATCGGCGATCAGGAGCTGGTCGAGAAGCTGATCGCCGAGCATGGCGTGACGGCGCTGGCGCATTTCGCGGCGCGCATCGTCGTCCCTGAATCGGTCAGCGATCCGCTTGGTTATTATTTCAATAATACTGTGAAAACCCGAGCATTGATCGAGAGCGCCGTCCGCGGCGGCGTGAAGCACGTCATCTTCTCCTCAACGGCCGCGGTCTATGGCGAGCCCTCCGTCTCGCCGGTGCCGGAGGAGATCGCGCTCAACCCGATCAACCCTTACGGCCGCTCCAAGCTGATGAGCGAATGGATGCTGCAGGATGCGGCGAAGGCGCATGGCTTCGCTTACGTCGCGCTGCGCTACTTCAACGTCGCCGGCGCCGATCCGAAGCTCCGCTCCGGCCAGTCCTCGCCGAATGCGACGCATCTGATCAAGGTCGCGAGCCAGGCCGCGCTCGGCCAGCGCGACGGCCTCACGGTCTTCGGCACCGACTATGCGACGCCGGACGGCACCTGCGTGCGCGACTACATCCACGTCACCGATCTCGCCCGCGCCCACCTCGCCGCGCTCGACCATCTGCGCGCCGGCAAGGAAAGCCTGACGCTGAACTGTGGCTATGGCCGCGGCTATTCGGTGAAGGAGGTCGTCGAGGTGGTGAAGAAGGTCTCAGGGATCGATTTCCCCGTGACCCTGGCCGATCGCCGCGCTGGCGACCCCGCCTCGCTGGTTGCCCGCGCCGATCGTATCCAGGCCGAGCTCGGCTGGCGGCCGGAGCATGACGACCTCGAGGAGATCGTCGGCCAGGCGCTGGCCTGGGAAGAGAAGCTCAGGACGCGGAACGCAACGGCCTGA
- a CDS encoding lytic murein transglycosylase, giving the protein MRLSVIAASALISLAPALAQTTGSINVSGAHARNAQATPASASFDIFLQRLWPQAQARGISRATFDLAFRGVTPDASIVALTKKQAEFSAPIWSYLENAVGGARIQRGRDAAAENAAVLAQVEARYGVPKEVVLGVWGMETNYGSFKGGKDVIRSLATLASIRYRGDFFRDELLTALELIEKGYAERSELRGSWAGAMGHTQFMPSSYMKYAVDWTGNGHADIWNSSSDAIASTANYLKGYGWVPGLPWGMEVTLPGGFDHRLNKASFSAFASAGVRRVDGGRLPSSGEGRLFYPAGHSGPVMLLTANFDVIKKYNSSDAYALAVGHLGDRIMGRPAIQADWPVKAPRLDMAATRDLQHRLKALGFYNHDADGRIGTGTREAVRQYQISAGEIPDGYPTPALLARMRGKR; this is encoded by the coding sequence ATGCGCCTGTCCGTCATCGCAGCTTCGGCCTTGATCAGCCTGGCACCTGCGCTGGCGCAGACGACCGGGTCGATCAACGTGTCCGGCGCCCATGCCCGCAATGCGCAGGCGACGCCGGCGAGCGCCTCCTTCGACATCTTCCTGCAGCGGCTCTGGCCGCAGGCGCAGGCGCGCGGCATCTCACGCGCGACGTTCGACCTCGCCTTTCGCGGCGTGACGCCGGACGCTTCCATCGTCGCCCTGACCAAGAAGCAGGCCGAGTTCAGCGCTCCGATCTGGAGCTATCTGGAGAATGCCGTCGGCGGCGCCCGCATCCAGCGCGGCCGCGATGCTGCCGCCGAGAACGCAGCCGTTCTCGCGCAGGTCGAAGCCCGCTACGGCGTTCCCAAGGAGGTCGTCCTCGGCGTCTGGGGCATGGAGACCAATTACGGCTCCTTCAAGGGCGGCAAGGACGTCATCCGCTCGCTGGCGACTCTCGCCTCGATCCGCTATCGCGGCGACTTCTTCCGCGACGAGCTGCTGACCGCGCTCGAGCTGATCGAGAAAGGCTATGCCGAGCGCAGCGAGCTGCGCGGCTCCTGGGCCGGCGCCATGGGCCACACCCAGTTCATGCCGTCGAGCTACATGAAATATGCCGTCGACTGGACCGGCAACGGCCATGCCGACATCTGGAACTCGTCGAGCGACGCCATCGCCTCCACCGCCAACTACCTCAAGGGCTATGGCTGGGTGCCCGGCCTGCCCTGGGGCATGGAAGTGACGCTGCCGGGCGGCTTCGACCACCGCCTCAACAAGGCGAGCTTCTCCGCCTTCGCCTCGGCCGGCGTGCGCCGCGTCGATGGCGGCCGTCTGCCCTCCTCCGGCGAAGGCCGCCTGTTCTATCCCGCAGGGCATAGCGGCCCGGTGATGCTGCTCACCGCCAATTTCGACGTCATCAAGAAGTACAACTCCTCGGACGCCTATGCGCTCGCCGTTGGCCATCTCGGCGACCGCATCATGGGCCGCCCGGCGATCCAGGCCGACTGGCCGGTCAAGGCCCCTCGCCTCGACATGGCGGCGACCCGGGACCTGCAGCATCGGCTGAAGGCGCTCGGCTTCTACAATCACGACGCCGACGGGCGCATCGGCACCGGCACACGGGAGGCCGTGCGCCAGTACCAGATCAGCGCCGGCGAGATCCCGGACGGCTATCCGACGCCGGCCCTGCTGGCGCGGATGCGTGGCAAGCGCTGA
- a CDS encoding PIN domain nuclease, with protein MIVVDSSVWIALLRGEASPQVARLRAVENTSDILVGDLVLTEVLQGARDDKHAATIEALMSTFPIVPLLGPSLAPRAAANYRRLRQRGITIRKTADVIIATYCIEHGHLLLHQDRDFDPMVEHCGLRTL; from the coding sequence GTGATCGTCGTCGACTCGTCGGTCTGGATCGCTTTGCTGCGCGGCGAGGCCTCGCCCCAAGTCGCGCGGCTCAGGGCTGTCGAGAATACCTCCGACATCCTGGTCGGCGACCTTGTGCTGACGGAAGTGCTGCAAGGCGCCCGCGACGACAAGCACGCGGCGACGATCGAAGCGCTGATGTCCACCTTTCCGATCGTGCCGCTACTCGGACCTTCGCTCGCGCCCCGCGCCGCCGCGAACTATCGCCGGCTTCGCCAGCGCGGCATCACCATCCGCAAGACAGCCGATGTCATCATCGCCACCTACTGTATCGAGCACGGCCATCTGCTGCTCCATCAAGACCGCGATTTCGATCCGATGGTGGAGCATTGCGGCCTGCGCACCCTCTGA
- the rnk gene encoding nucleoside diphosphate kinase regulator has translation MTAKRPAITVTAADHAMLSRIAAGAANTMPELAAELTHELDRARILPEGRVSVDHARIGSVIVYRDESTKRETTVTLVWPQDANIEKNRISVMTPIGVALIGMAAERSIDWTTRSGDVKRLTVLEVREPVGEDTAA, from the coding sequence ATGACCGCCAAGCGTCCTGCCATCACTGTCACGGCAGCGGACCATGCCATGCTGAGCCGCATCGCGGCCGGCGCGGCCAACACCATGCCGGAGCTTGCCGCCGAGCTGACCCATGAGCTCGACCGCGCCCGCATCCTGCCGGAGGGGCGGGTTTCGGTCGATCATGCCCGGATCGGCAGCGTGATCGTCTATCGTGACGAGAGCACCAAGCGGGAAACCACCGTCACGCTGGTCTGGCCGCAGGACGCCAATATCGAGAAGAACCGCATCTCGGTGATGACGCCGATCGGCGTCGCGCTGATCGGCATGGCGGCCGAGCGTTCGATCGACTGGACGACGCGCTCGGGCGATGTGAAGCGCCTGACCGTGCTGGAAGTGCGCGAGCCGGTCGGCGAGGATACGGCCGCCTGA